A window of Salmo trutta chromosome 31, fSalTru1.1, whole genome shotgun sequence contains these coding sequences:
- the LOC115169226 gene encoding ubiquitin carboxyl-terminal hydrolase 33-like: MPVGKRCSWSVTWALTCPVPSTKTLTSPLTNNTQEGSRVLGRSTSLRLPPTGGCEDLGMETEEEEELRPRGLTGLKNIGNTCFMNAALQALSNW; encoded by the exons ATGCCTGTGGGAAAGAGGTGTTCCTGGAGCGTAACCTGGGCCCTCACCTGCCCTGTCCCCAGCACCAAGACCCTCACATCACCTCTCACCAACAACACACAG GAGGGTAGCAGGGTGCTGGGCCGCTCCACCTCTCTGAGACTGCCCCCTACTGGTGGCTGTGAAGACCTGGGcatggagacagaggaggaggaggagctccgCCCCAGAG GTCTGACGGGACTGAAGAACATAGGAAACACCTGCTTTATGAACGCAGCCCTGCAGGCCctctctaactggtga